Proteins co-encoded in one Amaranthus tricolor cultivar Red isolate AtriRed21 chromosome 7, ASM2621246v1, whole genome shotgun sequence genomic window:
- the LOC130818473 gene encoding uncharacterized protein LOC130818473, with amino-acid sequence MKHSKARNVIERCFGLLKGRWGILRTPSFFPIRTHGRIVQACVLLHNLIRKHMPTDYTMYWDSDSEEGESDDEGLDDEVELITQIATTDAWTTYRNNLAQNMFNNWRLRMNVGLFVQSGRGKNKRSWNKSFVLELNIVGLESD; translated from the exons ATGAAACATTCTAAGGCAAGGAATGTTATTGAGAGATGTTTTGGACTATTAAAAGGAAGGTGGGGTATTCTTAGGACCCCATCCTTCTTTCCAATACGTACTCATGGGCGTATAGTTCAAGCATGTGTACTATTACACAATCTTATTCGAAAACATATGCCAACAGATTACACAATGTATTGGGATTCCGATAGTGAAGAAggtgaaagtgatgatgagggcCTAGATGATGAAGTTGAGTTGATTACTCAAATAGCTACTACGGATGCTTGGACTACTTATCGGAATAACTTAGCACAAAATATGTTTAATAATTGGAGACTTAG GATGAATGTTGGTCTATTTGTTCAAAGTGGAAGAGGGAAAAACAAGCGATCATGGAATAAATC aTTTGTATTGGAGCTGAACATTGTAGGATTGGAAAGTGATTGA
- the LOC130818039 gene encoding two-on-two hemoglobin-3 has protein sequence MQSLQQKASEYSGVLTDDAFAIDDTNLFQKLGLQTFIDLSTNFYSRVYDDEEEWFRSIFANSKKEDAIQNQYEFFVQRMGGPPLFSQRRGHPALIARHRPFPVTLQAAERWLHHMQQALDTSTDIDSDSKTKMMNFFRHTAYFLVAGDELKSKNEQVTCNHATNKQSSEE, from the exons ATGCAATCGCTTCAGCAGAAGGCTTCAGAGTACAGTGGGGTTCTCACTGATGATGCATTTGCTATCGATGACACCAATCTTTTCCAAAAATTGGGTCTTCAAACATTTATTGATCTCTCTACAAACTTCTATTCCAG GGTTTATGATGACGAGGAAGAATGGTTTAGGTCTATATTTGCAAATTCAAAGAAAGAGGATGCAATCCAAAATCAATACGAGTTCTTTGTGCAGAGAATGGGAGGTCCACCTCTGTTTTCTCAGAGAAGAG GTCATCCAGCTCTGATCGCCCGCCACAGACCATTTCCTGTGACTCTGCAAGCGGCAGAAAGGTGGTTGCATCACATGCAACAGGCTCTGGACACTTCGACTGACATTGATTCTGATTCAAAGACTAAGATGATGAACTTCTTCAG GCACACTGCATACTTTCTTGTAGCTGGAGATGAGTTGAAATCTAAAAATGAGCAAGTTACATGCAACCATGCTACTAATAAACAATCTTCTGAAGAGTGA